The DNA segment CGCTCCATTGATTTTAGCCTGCAATGCAGGGACAAGGCTTTCTAAAACAAGGGTGGTTTTACCGGAGCCGGACACGCCGGTAACGGCAATCAGCCGCCCCTTTGGAATTTTCAGGTCGAGTGCATGGACAGTATGCAGCGGGTTTGTAGCAAGTGAGATTGTTCCGTTTTCAAAAATCCTGGATTTCTCCGTCTTTTGCTGGACAGATACCCGTTCTTCCCCGGAAAGAAATTTCCCGATCAAAGACTGGGGGTTATGCATGGTTTCATCAATCGTTCCCGTTGATATGACATTTCCGCCATATTCGCCAGCACCGGCTCCCATTTCAATCAGCCAGTCCGCGGCCTTCAATACCCGAATATCGTGATCCACAAGAACAACCGAATTTCCATGGGCAATCAAATCCTGGATCACAGCCAGAAGGCCGTCCACATTGGACGGGTGCAGGCCAATGGAAGGCTCGTCCAAAACATACAGAACGCCCGTTGTCTGATTCCTTACGGCCCTGGCAAGCTGTACCCGCTGACGCTCTCCCGTGGAAAGCGTGGAGCTGGTTCGATCCAGGGTCAGATAGCCAAGTCCCAAATCAAGCAGCCGTCTTGCCGTATTCAAAAACTGGGAGGTAATGCTGCGGGCCATTTCACGGAGGATCTCCGGCATGGTCTCCGGGATTCCCTGTACCCATTTCACAAGGTCGTCTAAGGTCATGGCACAGGCGGAAGGAAGATCAATGCCGCCAAGAAGTGTGGCGCGGGCCTGCTGGTTTAAGCGGGTTCCCTTACACTCCGGGCAAATGTCCTGTTTCAAAAATTTCTCCACCCGTTTCATGCCCTTTTCATCCCTGACTTTTGAAAGGGCATTTTCCACTGTGTAGACGGCATTGAAATAGGTAAAGTCCATTTCGCCCGCCTGATTGCTGCTTTTGGCTTTATAGAGAATGTGCTTTTTTTCTGCCGGACCGTGAAAGACGATCTCCCGTTCTTCCGGCGTCAGTTCGGAAAAAGGAACGTCGGTACGCACGCCCATTGCCCGGCACACATCGGTCATCAAAGACCACATCAGCGAGTTCCAGGGGGCTACCGCGCCTTCATCGATGGAGAGGGTTTCGTCCGGCACCAGCGTGGATTCATCCACCGCCTGTACGATACCCGTTCCGGTGCAGCGGGGACAGGCCCCATCGCTGTTAAAGGAAAAGCTCTCCGCGCTGGGCGGCGGAAAGACTGCCCCGCAGACTGGGCAGGTCATGTCCTTTCCTCTTGCCACATCAGCGGTAGGCTCCACATAATGTCCGTTGGGACAGCGATGACTTCCCAGCCGGGAATACATCAGCCGCAGGCTGTTCAGCAGTTCCGTGGAGGTGCCGAAGGTGCTGCGCACTCCCGGTACAGCGGGCCGCTGGTGCAGGGCAAGGGCGGCGGGAATATTCTCAATGCTGTCGATTTTTGCCTCCGCAGCCTGCGTCATGCGTCTGCGGGTATAGGCGGATAAGGCTTCCAGATAACGGCGGGACCCCTCCGCATACAGGACGCCCAACGCAAGAGAGGATTTGCCGGAACCGGACACACCGGCAACAGCCACCAGCTTTCCAAGGGGAATATTGATGTCTATATTTTTGAGGTTGTGGACATGAGCGCCCCGTACCACAATGGAAGATGGGCTGCCATGACCGTTCAAATCCTTATCCACACTTCTCACCTCCAGCTCCTCCCTGTAATTCAGAGAGTACCCGATCAATGCTCTCGTTGATACAGATTGATTTATGACGGATTTCCCTGGGAGCGGCCGCCTGCCCGAAATTGATACAGGCATAAACGGCGTCCGGCCACTGATAGGTCATCTGCCAAAATGGATATTTGATAATTCCGGGGGTGTTCATTCCCACCCCGATTTCCAAAAATAAAACTTTGCCTTCAGAATGGGATTGCAAAAACTTCGCATACCGGTCCGCCGCTCTGTGCCATCCTTCATCCTGCACAAAGGTATCATCACCCCGGAGGTTCATGGTCATGGGTCTGCCGCAGACTGGACAGCGTGGAACCAACTCCCCAGGAATCGTCTGTTTCCAGTTGGATTGATCCGTGATCTGATAGTCGTCTCCGTACTTTTCCAGGAATCCCTGGGCCACCAGCATTTTCATCATGGTGTCCCGATTGTCGTATGTCTTTTGGTGGCATGGTTTGGAACACTGAAAAAGTCCATAATCGCCCTGTGTGTAGAAAAGCCTGGATTTATCAAAACCAGCCCGTTGAAAGCAGTGGTCTACATTGGTGGTCAGGACAAAGTAATCCTTTCCCTGCAACATACGCAGCAGTTCCTGGTAAACCGGGACTGGAGGCATCACGTAACGGTTGATATAAATAAGGCGGCTGAAATACCCCCAATATTCCTCCAATGTTCCAAATGGGAAAAACACGCCGGAATACATATCGTGAAAGCCATAGGTCTGTTCAAAGTCTGAAAACCAGGTTTTGAACCGCTGGCCGCCATAGGTAAATCCCGCCGCTGAAGAAAAACCGGAACCTGCCCCTACGATCACCGCGTCTGCCATCTGGATTTGCTTTTTTAAGTCTGCGATCTCACGCCTCATAATGGAATCCCTCTCGATTATACGGCTTTCCAAGGGTAAACCAACGGCCAAGCCGCTCGCCAATGACAAAATAATCATTGCTGAAATTGTCCCAGCAGACGGGATGGAGCTTATCAAAATCAAGGGTTTTTCCGTTGTCCTTCAAAACGCGCTGGTCAATGGAAACAATTTTGACGGTTCCCAGGATTCGCAGAGAGATATCGTCCTCCTCCGGGTCGATCCGCAAAAGCTCACATTCCATCGTGACAGGCAGTTCTTCAAAATACGGTGCGTCCACAAGTTCACTTTTCACCGGGGTAAGCCCTGTGCGCGGAACCTTATCCGGGCATTTCTTCCCGGAAACCGTACCCAGATAATCGCATTGCGCCAATGTGTCCTGTGTCACGCAGGACACGGTGAACGCCTTTCGTGTTTTGATATTGCCGGTGGTTTTTCTCACTTTGTAAAGATTCAGTTCCACCACTTCCCAGGTTGCGGTCACGCCCCAGGTCGCCACCATCGCGTTGGGTGTGCCATCATCGTTATACGTTCCAATTAAAAGCATAGGGGTAGGGGTAATGCCTGCCCGCTGTCCTAGATGGATTCTTGCCATATTGGTTCCTCCTGATAACTTCATTTTAACGAGAAAGCGGCATCCACCTTTTTCTTGCAGAGGTGGATACCGTCTGACACATTACTTTTCCTGCGCGGGAGCTACCTTTGCATAACCGTCCCATGCAAACAGGGCCTCTTTGCTATCGTCCGCAAGCATTTTGTCAATCTTGCAGAGATACAGGTTGTGGTCGCCAGCCGTCACCGTCTGCTCTAACGTGACAGCAAACGCAATCCGGCAATCCTCCGGGAAGGAAATGTCGCTTCCGTCCATCGCCTGAAGGGCAATCGGATGTTCTTCCAGCTTGTTTTTGTCGCCGCCGTTAGCGGAGCCATAAGCCATCACCGCGTCTTTGATGCTGGTGCCGGGAGCTGCCAGAACAGCCTTGCCGGTACGCATAATATTGACGCTGCTGTTGGCAGTGGGACGCATAGCAAAGGCCAGCATGGGCGGATTGAAGGACGCATACATGAAGAAGGACACAGGAGCCATGTTCAAAGAGCCGTCTTCCTTCTTTGTGCAGACCAGCATGAGCGGGTCGGGAGAGGTAATTGCTGTCGCCTGTCCGATATTGATTTCTTTCATGGGAATCTTCCTTTCTGTACCTTTTTTCAAGATCGTCTGCCTTGACTTTTCTTGATATACTAATTATACTGTGTCTATAAAGTAATTCAAGTACGCAGATTATTCTGCCTTAGTATGGTACACCGTACCATAAAAAGGAAAGGGTTGGACATGGAAAACGAGATGACTTATCAAGAATATGCGGAAAAGGTGAAACAGGGAATTTTAACCGACGCAGGAAACTGCCCTGTAACGCCTCTTTTGCTGATGTTACAGGGAAAATGGAAATTCCAGATCATTTATGAGCTGTGTATCAAAGACCCCATTCGTTTTGGAGAATTAAAAAAAGCGATTGATGGAATTACGAACACCATGCTCACAACTTCTCTGCGGGAGTTAGAAAAAGATGGTTTGGTTTCCCGTATCCAGTTCAATGAGATACCGCCTCATGTGGAGTATTCGCTGACAGAAAAGGGGAAGGCGCTTCTCCCGATTTTTTATGAAATAACGAAGTGGGGATTTAAGTACATTCCGTGAGACAAAAATGGCAGGCAATGAAAGCTTCCGTAAGATTGCGTATGCTAGGCTGAAGGCCGTTTCCGGTATTCTTGCCTAAAATGCTTGTTGGTGACGCTCTCCGGTCCGCGCAGGACAGACGTCCGCCAGACGTCTTGCATCCCAAACCCCTGAGATCATCGCCGGCGGCGATGGCTGTGCGTTCTGCGAACACTGGGAAATGAATAAATTAACCGAAAAACTCTATGCGAAATGAACTGCTTCCCGTCAAGTAGACAATCAAAAAAATATAATTTTTTTCTGCCAGTAGGTATCACCTGCTGGCAGATTTTTACGCTGCCTGTAAATATTTTTCGTGTTTCTCCATTGGTGTTACTATACCAAGCTTCCTCTGCAAACGTCTGTTGTTATAGTAATTGATATATTTCTCTATCATGACCACCAGTGATTCTCTGTCCATAAATCGTTTACCATAATAACGCTCCCGTTTTAGAATTCCCCAGAATCCTTCCATTGGTCCATTATCGATACACTTTGCTACTCTGGACATGCTCTGCATCATCCCTGCTGCTTCAAGTTTTGCATGAAAGGCTCTATTGGTGTATTGAAAGCCTCTGTCACTGTGAAACATTGGATGTGCATCAGGATTATCTTTGACTGCATCATCAAAGGTATCAAACACTAATGCATTACTATTACTGTCTCCAATACGGTAGGATACGATTCTTCGGTCATACAGGTCAAGAATTGCACTTAAATATACCTTGTGCTTTTCATTTCCGATATAGTAATGAAATTCCGTTACATCGGTCAACCACTTTTCATTCGGAGCTTCTGCCGTAAATTCACGATTCAGGATATTTTCGGCTATGTACTGTGGATTTGCAGCCTGTCTTGTACAGCTATCGTTTGCATATTTAATGGTGGATTTGATACCAAGTTTCCGGCAGATGCGCAAAACACGTTTATCATTTACATCAATGTCATGGTAACGCTCCAACTCATCACGGATTCTGCGATAACCCTTATCAGGTGATTCTATGTGGATTTTTTCTATCAGTTCCGCAATTTTTCGGTTTTCCTGTTCATTCTCTGACATTTCATGGTTCAGCCATTTGTAATAAGCCGCCCTTGAAACACCGCCAATCTTACAAAGCTCCTGTATCGGATAATCGTGTTCTTTCTGTTCTTCTTTGACAGCCTGATAGATATGCTCGTGGCGGATCAGGCTCAGCCCCGCCTCCTTTCGATTTCCTCTAATTTTTTTAAGAATGATAACTCCATTTCTGCACGTTGCCGTTTGGCTTTTTCCAGTTTCAACTCCGCTTGAAGCTTTTCCACCTCTGTAAGAGAATCTTCCGATTTTCTTTTGCCGCGGTTATCCTGTAATGCAGGAACTCCGCCTGTTTCGTATTTGATAGTGTAATTTCGTGCCTGCTGATAGGACACCTTAAAGTTTTCTGATGTTTCAGCATAGTTATGGCCATGGGAAATGCAGTAGGATGCAATTTCCACTCTTTCTTCAAACGTTGTTTTTCTTCCTTTGGTCATAAGACTACATCCTCCTGTTCTGGAAGCCTTCAGTTCCTTATGACCATTATACAGCGCAATCCATTGCCTGAGTGTACGAGTACTGGAAATTTTATATTTTTTACAAATATCACGTAGTGAACCAAGACCAGAAAGATACTCTTGTACGGCAATCTCTTTCTCGGCAGAAGTTCTTTTGGTCCATCCTTTGTTGTAAAAGGTTTCTGAACCCATAGACTGATAATTACGAATCCATTCTTCTAAAGTAGTAGGATGAATTCCTTCGCCTGTTGATACAGATGTAATACTATGTTTAGCTTCCAAAATAAGCTTTACCATTCGTAATTTATCTTCAGCAGAATATTTACGCATAAGAAATGCTCCCTCCTTGATAAACAGTTTTATTATTTCAACTGTCTACCTAGAAGGGAGCATATCAAAAGAGTTCGTACTCGCATAGAGTTTTTGTTTTTTTCGTTTAGCTGGCATAACTCATAATTTCTGTCATGTTTCCTTATGGGCGGCTGCCATTCCTGCCTTCGCCTCTATATCTCAAACACATATCGTTCATAGGCATTGATAACGGCCGTGTCCCCATGATTCCTCTTTCTCGCGGCCGTGGGCGCATAAGACAGGTGGACGTGCCCGTGGATGAAAACGGCCGGGCGG comes from the Eubacteriaceae bacterium Marseille-Q4139 genome and includes:
- a CDS encoding excinuclease ABC subunit UvrA, whose protein sequence is MRSVDKDLNGHGSPSSIVVRGAHVHNLKNIDINIPLGKLVAVAGVSGSGKSSLALGVLYAEGSRRYLEALSAYTRRRMTQAAEAKIDSIENIPAALALHQRPAVPGVRSTFGTSTELLNSLRLMYSRLGSHRCPNGHYVEPTADVARGKDMTCPVCGAVFPPPSAESFSFNSDGACPRCTGTGIVQAVDESTLVPDETLSIDEGAVAPWNSLMWSLMTDVCRAMGVRTDVPFSELTPEEREIVFHGPAEKKHILYKAKSSNQAGEMDFTYFNAVYTVENALSKVRDEKGMKRVEKFLKQDICPECKGTRLNQQARATLLGGIDLPSACAMTLDDLVKWVQGIPETMPEILREMARSITSQFLNTARRLLDLGLGYLTLDRTSSTLSTGERQRVQLARAVRNQTTGVLYVLDEPSIGLHPSNVDGLLAVIQDLIAHGNSVVLVDHDIRVLKAADWLIEMGAGAGEYGGNVISTGTIDETMHNPQSLIGKFLSGEERVSVQQKTEKSRIFENGTISLATNPLHTVHALDLKIPKGRLIAVTGVSGSGKTTLVLESLVPALQAKINGAAFPKHIRELQADGIRRVNVIDATPIGTNIRSTVATYSGVLDDLRRIFAAAPAAKELGYKAGDFSYNTGFLHCPTCDGTGQITMDIQFLPDVEIVCPDCGGSRYAKEAEKIRYLPKKADAGRGISLPELMSCTVKQALDQMSGVKKVRERLQVLYDLGLGYLTLGEATPALSGGEAQRLKIASEMGKSQEDAVFIFDEPTIGLHPLDTRVLIQVFQKLIDNGATVIVIEHDLDMIANADYVIDMGPGGGKSGGQIVAAGTPKEIAENENSLTGRYLKSLV
- a CDS encoding Sir2 silent information regulator family NAD-dependent deacetylase — encoded protein: MRREIADLKKQIQMADAVIVGAGSGFSSAAGFTYGGQRFKTWFSDFEQTYGFHDMYSGVFFPFGTLEEYWGYFSRLIYINRYVMPPVPVYQELLRMLQGKDYFVLTTNVDHCFQRAGFDKSRLFYTQGDYGLFQCSKPCHQKTYDNRDTMMKMLVAQGFLEKYGDDYQITDQSNWKQTIPGELVPRCPVCGRPMTMNLRGDDTFVQDEGWHRAADRYAKFLQSHSEGKVLFLEIGVGMNTPGIIKYPFWQMTYQWPDAVYACINFGQAAAPREIRHKSICINESIDRVLSELQGGAGGEKCG
- a CDS encoding flavin reductase, with amino-acid sequence MARIHLGQRAGITPTPMLLIGTYNDDGTPNAMVATWGVTATWEVVELNLYKVRKTTGNIKTRKAFTVSCVTQDTLAQCDYLGTVSGKKCPDKVPRTGLTPVKSELVDAPYFEELPVTMECELLRIDPEEDDISLRILGTVKIVSIDQRVLKDNGKTLDFDKLHPVCWDNFSNDYFVIGERLGRWFTLGKPYNREGFHYEA
- a CDS encoding flavin reductase family protein, translated to MKEINIGQATAITSPDPLMLVCTKKEDGSLNMAPVSFFMYASFNPPMLAFAMRPTANSSVNIMRTGKAVLAAPGTSIKDAVMAYGSANGGDKNKLEEHPIALQAMDGSDISFPEDCRIAFAVTLEQTVTAGDHNLYLCKIDKMLADDSKEALFAWDGYAKVAPAQEK
- a CDS encoding helix-turn-helix transcriptional regulator, which produces MENEMTYQEYAEKVKQGILTDAGNCPVTPLLLMLQGKWKFQIIYELCIKDPIRFGELKKAIDGITNTMLTTSLRELEKDGLVSRIQFNEIPPHVEYSLTEKGKALLPIFYEITKWGFKYIP
- a CDS encoding IS3 family transposase is translated as MRGNRKEAGLSLIRHEHIYQAVKEEQKEHDYPIQELCKIGGVSRAAYYKWLNHEMSENEQENRKIAELIEKIHIESPDKGYRRIRDELERYHDIDVNDKRVLRICRKLGIKSTIKYANDSCTRQAANPQYIAENILNREFTAEAPNEKWLTDVTEFHYYIGNEKHKVYLSAILDLYDRRIVSYRIGDSNSNALVFDTFDDAVKDNPDAHPMFHSDRGFQYTNRAFHAKLEAAGMMQSMSRVAKCIDNGPMEGFWGILKRERYYGKRFMDRESLVVMIEKYINYYNNRRLQRKLGIVTPMEKHEKYLQAA
- a CDS encoding transposase translates to MRKYSAEDKLRMVKLILEAKHSITSVSTGEGIHPTTLEEWIRNYQSMGSETFYNKGWTKRTSAEKEIAVQEYLSGLGSLRDICKKYKISSTRTLRQWIALYNGHKELKASRTGGCSLMTKGRKTTFEERVEIASYCISHGHNYAETSENFKVSYQQARNYTIKYETGGVPALQDNRGKRKSEDSLTEVEKLQAELKLEKAKRQRAEMELSFLKKLEEIERRRG